Proteins from one Poecile atricapillus isolate bPoeAtr1 chromosome 6, bPoeAtr1.hap1, whole genome shotgun sequence genomic window:
- the DNAJC12 gene encoding dnaJ homolog subfamily C member 12: protein MDAILNCNPEELEDYYNLLGCDELSTVEQILAEYKIKALECHPDKHPGNPKAVENFQKLQQAKETLTNEESRARYDFWRRSKVSIPFQQWEALSSSVKTSMHWAVQSKKDQMLEAPDFGNPNNMTNEMWTQQTGDGLLEGSREQEDVAIPDVQPESSKNPDSPRFSEGNYWHLRFRWSGDAPSDLLRKFRNYEI, encoded by the exons ATGGATGCCATCCTGAACTGCAACCCGGAGGAGCTGGAGGATTACTACAACTTGCTGGGATGCGATGAGCTATCGACG GTTGAACAGATTCTTGCCGAATATAAGATTAAAGCCCTCGAATGTCATCCTGACAAGCATCCTGGAAACCCCAAAGCAG TGGAGAATTTCCAGAAGCTTCAGCAAGCCAAAGAGACTCTGACTAACGAAGAGAGCCGGGCACGTTATGATTTCTGGCGCCGGAGCAAAGTCTCCATCCCGTTCCAGCAGTGGGAggccctgagcagctctgtgaaaaCG TCAATGCACTGGGCTGTCCAAAGTAAGAAGGACCAAATGCTGGAAGCTCCTGACTTTGGCAATCCCAACAACATGACCAATGAGATGTGGACCCAACAGACAGGAGATGGATTgctggaagggagcagggagcaggaagATGTTGCAATTCCTGATGTGCAACCAGAGTCTTCAAAGAACCCAGACTCCCCAA gaTTTTCAGAGGGGAATTACTGGCACTTGCGTTTCCGCTGGTCCGGTGATGCTCCGTCAGACCTTCTGAGGAAATTCAGAAACTATGAGATCTGA